One genomic window of Punica granatum isolate Tunisia-2019 chromosome 1, ASM765513v2, whole genome shotgun sequence includes the following:
- the LOC116214744 gene encoding 50S ribosomal protein L10, chloroplastic — protein sequence MEAAATLLSFPSSKPPSQSPHPLSSLSLTRPVNPFLAPPPASGKARFPSTIRAAISRSKKEETVETVKTQLENCHFLAGIKYQGLTVKQFQELRRSLPENTKLIVAKNTLVYKAIEGTPFEALKPCMKGMNAWLFVHSEEVPAAIKPYRAFQKEKKLENNDFTGGVFEGKFYGPEEFKQLESMPSRAEIYARLLGSLQSPSIGLVSTLQAPARDVVMVLKAYVQKLEEQGGGQ from the coding sequence ATGGAAGCAGCGGCCACTCTCCTCTCCTTCCCTTCCTCCAAGCCCCCTTCGCAGTCTCCCCATCCCCTCAGCTCCCTTTCCTTGACCCGACCCGTCAACCCATTCCTCGCCCCGCCGCCCGCCTCCGGCAAAGCCCGCTTCCCTTCCACCATCAGGGCCGCCATCTCGCGCTCCAAGAAAGAAGAGACCGTCGAGACCGTTAAGACCCAGCTCGAGAACTGCCACTTCCTCGCCGGAATCAAGTACCAGGGCCTCACGGTCAAGCAGTTCCAGGAGCTCCGGCGGTCCCTCCCGGAGAACACGAAGCTTATCGTCGCGAAGAACACCCTGGTCTACAAGGCCATCGAGGGGACCCCGTTTGAGGCCCTGAAGCCCTGCATGAAAGGGATGAACGCCTGGCTCTTCGTCCACAGCGAGGAGGTCCCCGCCGCGATCAAGCCCTACAGGGCCTTccagaaggagaagaagctcGAGAACAACGACTTCACCGGCGGGGTCTTCGAGGGGAAGTTCTACGGCCCCGAGGAGTTCAAGCAGCTCGAGTCAATGCCCAGCCGGGCTGAGATTTACGCGAGGCTGCTCGGGTCGCTGCAGAGCCCTTCGATCGGGCTGGTGAGCACTCTCCAGGCGCCCGCGAGGGATGTGGTAATGGTGCTGAAGGCGTATGTGCAGAAGCTGGAAGAGCAGGGAGGCGGGCAATAG
- the LOC116207958 gene encoding GATA transcription factor 19-like isoform X4 codes for MASAYPQPLQARAIGEQVGEVDGECDDDDDTMEDMEEASHSNVNSGNSCGMNCGNGYGGVALAPRTNELTISFDGEVYVFPAVTPEKVQALLLLLGGSDAPSIVPAVEVPYEHNGGLGENSKNSNRLRRIASLVRFREKRKERCFDKKIRYTARKEVAQRMHRKNGQFASVNESHNASTWDATQSCSQERTPIPETFLRRCQHCGISESATPAMRRGPAGPRTLCNACGLMWANKGTLRDLSKGGKNLSVDQIEPETPVDVKHAAQNGGHFCEYLDDHGVSGGSSTDDQKLNDQSVLPDNRDFTESDDIIAQTLPMIANSSADEDEQGVGRLIEFANPLATDIGIPLDFN; via the exons ATGGCGTCTGCATATCCGCAGCCCCTGCAGGCGCGCGCAATCGGCGAACAGGTCGGAGAAGTGGACGGGGAGTGCGATGACGACGACGATACCATGGAAGATATGGAGGAAGCCAGCCATAGCAACGTGAATTCGGGTAACAGTTGTGGTATGAACTGTGGAAATGGTTATGGAGGAGTCGCCTTAGCTCCGAGGACGAATGAGCTCACTATTTCTTTCGACGGAGAGGTCTATGTGTTTCCTGCTGTTACTCCTGAGAAG GTGCAAGCACTGCTGCTGCTTCTGGGGGGAAGTGATGCACCGAGCATTGTGCCCGCAGTGGAAGTACCCTATGAGCATAACGGG GGCTTAggtgaaaattcaaaaaactcGAACCGCTTGAGGAGGATTGCTTCTTTGGTAAGGTTTCGGGAAAAGCGCAAGGAGAGATGCTTTGACAAAAAGATTCGATACACAGCACGAAAAGAAGTTGCGCAGAG GATGCACAGGAAGAATGGACAATTTGCATCAGTAAATGAAAGTCATAATGCTTCAACATGGGATGCCACTCAAAGTTGTTCTCAAGAAAGAACTCCTATTCCTGAGACTTT TCTTCGGAGATGTCAACATTGTGGCATTAGTGAAAGTGCTACTCCTGCAATGCGCCGTGGACCAGCTGGTCCAAGGACcttatgcaatgcatgtggGCTTATGTGGGCAAATAAG GGTACATTGCGAGATCTCAGCAAAGGAGGGAAGAATCTTTCTGTGGACCAAATTGAACCA GAAACACCAGTTGATGTCAAGCATGCTGCGCAAAATGGAGGACACTTCTGTGAATATCTGGATGATCAT GGAGTTTCTGGAGGTTCTTCCACAGACGATCAAAAGCTGAATGACCAATCTGTGCTACCTGATAACAGA GACTTTACTGAATCTGATGATATAATTGCCCAGACTTTGCCCATGATTGCTAATTCTTCGGCCGATGAAGATGAGCAG GGAGTGGGACGTCTTATTGAGTTTGCCAATCCACTTGCTACAGATATTGGCATCCCTCTTGACTTCAATTAG
- the LOC116207984 gene encoding GATA transcription factor 25-like isoform X1 — protein sequence MYAAHPHHHHHHHLEIPDQIAGEEDAASVSPAGDSLDDSRIHYEHHPALLTGGSAIDEVPPEAAYVSGDGTDLAVPGHEDDSSQLTLSFQGQVYVFDAVTPKKVHAVLLLLGGYELSSGSQGVDMSLQTHRGVVDLPSRCSQPQRVASLNRFRQKRKERCFDRKVRYSVRQEVALRMQRSKGQFTSIKKSEGDTSWGSGQESGQDDVPQESSCTHCGISSKCTPMMRRGPSGLRSLCNACGLFWANRGTLRDLTKRPPDHALTSVEQNMQGGERNGLEGM from the exons ATGTACGCCGCCCAcccccaccaccaccaccaccaccacctggAGATCCCCGACCAGATCGCTGGCGAAGAGGACGCCGCCTCCGTCTCCCCCGCCGGAGACTCCCTCGACGACTCCCGCATCCACTACGAGCACCATCCCGCCCTCCTCACTGGCGGCTCCGCCATAGATGAAGTCCCTCCCGAGGCGGCTTATGTGTCCGGCGACGGCACTGACCTGGCGGTTCCCGGCCACGAGGATGATTCTAGCCAGCTCACGCTGTCCTTCCAAGGGCAGGTCTACGTCTTCGATGCCGTTACTCCTAAAAAG GTTCATGCGGTGTTACTGCTGCTGGGTGGATATGAGTTGTCTTCGGGCTCGCAGGGCGTTGATATGAGTTTGCAGACTCATCGG GGTGTTGTGGACTTGCCCTCGCGCTGCAGCCAACCGCAGAGGGTCGCCTCATTAAATAGGTTTCggcagaaaagaaaagagcgGTGCTTCGACAGGAAAGTTAGATACAGCGTCCGCCAAGAAGTTGCACTCAG aatgcAACGGAGCAAAGGTCAATTCACGTCAATAAAGAAGTCCGAAGGAGACACTAGCTGGGGTTCTGGACAGGAATCAGGACAAGATGATGTGCCACAGGAAAGCTC TTGTACGCATTGTGGCATAAGTTCAAAGTGTACACCGATGATGCGGCGGGGCCCATCTGGACTGAGGTCTCTTTGCAATGCCTGTGGATTATTTTGGGCCAACAGG GGAACTCTAAGAGATCTTACTAAGAGACCCCCAGATCATGCCCTAACCTCTGTCGAGCAG AATATGCAGGGAGGCGAAAGGAATGGCTTGGAAGGAATGTGA
- the LOC116194684 gene encoding double-stranded RNA-binding protein 1-like has product MANNDGFSGVSKCYVFKSRLQEYAQKAGLPTPVYETIKEGPSHEPSFRSAVIVNDVRYNSLPGFFSRKAAEQSAAEVALLELSKSGEVSECISQPVHETGLCKNLLQEYAQKMNYAIPLYTCQRDELSGRRTLFTCTVEIGGIRYIGAAAGTKKEAEIKAARTALIAIQSSASEPSERQLVGESQLTVLPCKKRGPETASASVSTDAENYPKPKKPRIKKKASKRKPPRNNSEHNQVDSKSAEAEASTFPVRQLDNTENTDSEFGEGNGSSLPIGIKDPMRYPQLGGSSFISSEIESAGARFYQHGANGSQYSSSIIVLVNHDAPVTGMSSTEYGDITAFLTEGKDESRAGEVGSLSENHSHASNLETSSTIILTGFNNREKESKMVQTRG; this is encoded by the exons ATGGCCAACAACGACGGCTTCTCAG GTGTTTCAAAGTGCTACGTGTTCAAAAGCCGATTGCAAGAGTATGCACAGAAAGCAGGTCTGCCAACCCCAGTCTATGAAACTATCAAGGAAGGTCCTTCCCATGAGCCTTCATTCAGGTCAGCAGTGATAGTTAATGATGTCAGATACAATTCTTTGCCTGGATTTTTCAGTCGTAAGGCAGCAGAGCAGTCAGCAGCTGAAGTTGCTCTCTTGGAGTTGTCAAAGTCTGGTGAAGTCAGCGAGTGCATCTCTCAACCAGTT CACGAGACAGGATTGTGCAAAAACCTTCTTCAAGAATATGCGCAGAAAATGAATTATGCGATCCCTTTATACACGTGCCAAAGGGATGAGTTGTCTGGTAGAAGGACTCTGTTTACATGTACTGTCGAGATTGGGGGCATCCGCTATATTGGTGCTGCTGCAGGAACAAAGAAAGAAGCGGAGATTAAAGCTGCAAGAACTGCTCTGATAGCTATCCAGTCGAGTGCATCCGAGCCATCTGAAAGACAACTTGTTGGTGAGTCTCAACTAACTGTCCTGCCATGCAAAAAGCGGGGCCCAGAGACGGCTAGTGCTTCTGTTTCCACGGATGCTGAGAATTATCCGAAGCCCAAGAAGCCTCGTATTAAGAAGAAGGCATCAAAAAGAAAACCGCCTAGGAACAATTCTGAGCATAATCAGGTTGACTCTAAAAGTGCCGAAGCTGAGGCATCTACTTTCCCGGTGAGACAGCTCGACAACACAGAAAATACAGATTCTGAATTTGGAGAAGGTAATGGATCTTCTCTCCCGATTGGAATCAAGGATCCAATGAGGTACCCTCAGCTTGGAGGATCAAGCTTTATCTCGAGTGAAATAGAGAGTGCCGGAGCAAGATTTTACCAGCACGGTGCTAATGGTTCTCAATATTCGAGCAGCATTATTGTCTTAGTAAACCATGATGCTCCAGTCACGGGAATGTCTTCTACGGAGTATGGAGATATCACTGCCTTTCTCACAGAAGGGAAAGATGAATCTCGGGCAGGTGAAGTGGGTTCCCTGTCAGAGAACCATTCGCATGCGAGTAATTTAGAGACGTCATCGACCATTATTCTCACGGGGTTCAACAATCGGGAGAAAGAATCCAAGATGGTGCAAACTCGGGGGTAA
- the LOC116207958 gene encoding GATA transcription factor 19-like isoform X3 produces the protein MASAYPQPLQARAIGEQVGEVDGECDDDDDTMEDMEEASHSNVNSGNSCGMNCGNGYGGVALAPRTNELTISFDGEVYVFPAVTPEKVQALLLLLGGSDAPSIVPAVEVPYEHNGGLGENSKNSNRLRRIASLVRFREKRKERCFDKKIRYTARKEVAQRMHRKNGQFASVNESHNASTWDATQSCSQERTPIPETFLRRCQHCGISESATPAMRRGPAGPRTLCNACGLMWANKVHLVLHISIGTLRDLSKGGKNLSVDQIEPETPVDVKHAAQNGGHFCEYLDDHGVSGGSSTDDQKLNDQSVLPDNRDFTESDDIIAQTLPMIANSSADEDEQGVGRLIEFANPLATDIGIPLDFN, from the exons ATGGCGTCTGCATATCCGCAGCCCCTGCAGGCGCGCGCAATCGGCGAACAGGTCGGAGAAGTGGACGGGGAGTGCGATGACGACGACGATACCATGGAAGATATGGAGGAAGCCAGCCATAGCAACGTGAATTCGGGTAACAGTTGTGGTATGAACTGTGGAAATGGTTATGGAGGAGTCGCCTTAGCTCCGAGGACGAATGAGCTCACTATTTCTTTCGACGGAGAGGTCTATGTGTTTCCTGCTGTTACTCCTGAGAAG GTGCAAGCACTGCTGCTGCTTCTGGGGGGAAGTGATGCACCGAGCATTGTGCCCGCAGTGGAAGTACCCTATGAGCATAACGGG GGCTTAggtgaaaattcaaaaaactcGAACCGCTTGAGGAGGATTGCTTCTTTGGTAAGGTTTCGGGAAAAGCGCAAGGAGAGATGCTTTGACAAAAAGATTCGATACACAGCACGAAAAGAAGTTGCGCAGAG GATGCACAGGAAGAATGGACAATTTGCATCAGTAAATGAAAGTCATAATGCTTCAACATGGGATGCCACTCAAAGTTGTTCTCAAGAAAGAACTCCTATTCCTGAGACTTT TCTTCGGAGATGTCAACATTGTGGCATTAGTGAAAGTGCTACTCCTGCAATGCGCCGTGGACCAGCTGGTCCAAGGACcttatgcaatgcatgtggGCTTATGTGGGCAAATAAGGTTCACTTAGTTCTGCATATTTCCATA GGTACATTGCGAGATCTCAGCAAAGGAGGGAAGAATCTTTCTGTGGACCAAATTGAACCA GAAACACCAGTTGATGTCAAGCATGCTGCGCAAAATGGAGGACACTTCTGTGAATATCTGGATGATCAT GGAGTTTCTGGAGGTTCTTCCACAGACGATCAAAAGCTGAATGACCAATCTGTGCTACCTGATAACAGA GACTTTACTGAATCTGATGATATAATTGCCCAGACTTTGCCCATGATTGCTAATTCTTCGGCCGATGAAGATGAGCAG GGAGTGGGACGTCTTATTGAGTTTGCCAATCCACTTGCTACAGATATTGGCATCCCTCTTGACTTCAATTAG
- the LOC116214735 gene encoding UDP-glycosyltransferase 91C1: protein MEEERKTSDDGPLHIAMFPWLAMGHLIPFLRLSESLARRGHRVSFLSTPRNLQRLHETRPRALNIDFVPLPFPPVLDLPTGSESAMDVPYPKQQLLKIALDSLEPQVRAFLEGPARPDWIIFDYASHWLPAAATGAGVASAYLGLFTAATLSFIGPPEARMDGPRSTIEDFTTVPSWVPPKFESNVAYRLHEIAKYMDRSEEYTSVTSDTERFGISIRGCNMVAVRTCIEFEPEWFGLLSELYRKPVVPIGLLPPTREEYEGAGSQEKWLPIKHWLDEQRPGSVVYVALGTESSPSQEELTELALGLDQSDLPFFWVLRDAPESTQSRLENLPDGFLERVRGRGVICTEWAPQSRILSHDAVGGFLTHCGCNSFIEALMFSRVLVMLPMLNDQGLNARLLSRKGVGVEVPRDEKDGSFTHESVAESLRLAIVDESGETLRAKARQMKSLFGDMERNEIHVDGFVRYLEENRK, encoded by the exons atggaagaagaaaggaaaacaaGTGATGATGGACCTCTACACATAGCAATGTTCCCATGGCTTGCCATGGGGCACCTCATCCCCTTCCTCCGCCTGTCTGAATCCTTAGCCCGGAGGGGCCACCGGGTCTCCTTCCTCTCCACCCCGAGGAACCTCCAGAGGCTCCACGAAACCCGACCCCGGGCCCTAAATATCGACTTCGTCCCCCTCCCTTTTCCTCCGGTCCTGGACCTCCCCACCGGCTCGGAGTCCGCCATGGACGTCCCTTATCCTAAGCAGCAGCTCCTCAAGATTGCTCTTGACTCCCTCGAGCCACAGGTCAGGGCTTTCCTGGAGGGACCCGCTAGGCCCGACTGGATCATCTTCGACTATGCATCGCACTGGCTCCCAGCTGCCGCCACGGGTGCTGGCGTCGCCTCCGCCTACCTTGGCCTCTTCACTGCTGCCACGCTGTCATTTATCGGACCCCCGGAGGCTCGCATGGATGGCCCAAG GTCGACCATAGAGGACTTCACCACGGTCCCATCCTGGGTCCCACCAAAGTTCGAATCGAATGTAGCGTATCGACTGCACGAGATTGCAAAGTACATGGATCGTTCCGAGGAGTACACATCTGTGACTTCCGATACCGAGCGCTTCGGCATCTCGATCAGAGGTTGCAATATGGTAGCTGTTCGGACCTGCATCGAGTTTGAACCGGAGTGGTTTGGTCTGTTGAGCGAATTATACCGAAAACCAGTTGTGCCTATCGGGCTCCTCCCTCCCACTCGAGAGGAATATGAAGGAGCCGGAAGCCAAGAGAAATGGCTTCCTATCAAGCATTGGTTGGACGAACAGAGACCAGGATCAGTGGTCTATGTTGCTCTTGGAACTGAGTCCTCTCCGAGCCAGGAGGAGCTCACCGAGTTGGCTCTCGGGCTGGACCAATCCGACCTGCCCTTCTTCTGGGTCCTGAGAGATGCACCTGAGTCTACGCAAAGCAGGCTGGAAAACCTTCCCGACGGGTTCCTAGAACGAGTCAGGGGCCGTGGGGTCATTTGTACCGAGTGGGCCCCACAGTCGAGGATACTTAGCCACGATGCAGTCGGGGGGTTCTTGACCCACTGCGGGTGCAACTCATTCATAGAGGCCCTTATGTTCAGCAGGGTTCTAGTCATGCTGCCAATGCTAAACGACCAGGGTCTGAATGCGAGGCTCCTGAGCAGAAAGGGGGTCGGGGTGGAAGTGCCAAGGGATGAGAAGGATGGATCATTCACGCACGAGTCGGTGGCAGAGTCGCTCAGGTTGGCCATCGTCGATGAATCAGGCGAGACACTGAGGGCTAAGGCGAGGCAAATGAAGAGCTTGTTTGGAgatatggagaggaatgaGATCCATGTGGACGGTTTTGTACGGTACTTGGAAGAGAATAGGAAGTGA
- the LOC116194694 gene encoding uncharacterized protein LOC116194694: protein MCLYIRLMAMEDMAAVCLTRRRKKMIEMASKSKGMDGITCLCILSGLIFGAIISFCLNGSEVTANATLIDESPAELPGSVLKSVNDGIIILAVKFLHFLISKWLQFRFVSVFNHSASFFKSALFWVALTRSVSSSSMQEQLLA from the exons ATGTGTCTGTATATAAGGCTAATGGCTATGGAGGACATGGCAGCAGTGTGTctaacaagaagaagaaagaagatgaTAGAAATGGCTTCGAAGTCGAAGGGAATGGATGGGATCACTTGCCTCTGTATTCTTTCAGGCCTCATCTTTGGTGCCATCATCAGCTTCTGCTTAAATGGTTCCGAAGTGACCGCGAACGCCACCCTCATCGACGAATCCCCAG CTGAGTTGCCTGGATCTGTGCTCAAAAGTGTTAATGATGGGATCATTATTCTGGCAGTAAAATTTCTCCACTTCTTGATCTCAAAGTGGCTGCAGTTCAGATTCGTATCGGTCTTTAACCACTCCGCGAGTTTCTTCAAGTCCGCTCTGTTCTGGGTAGCACTGACCAGATCGGTTTCTTCCTCTTCGATGCAAGAGCAGCTTCTTGCCTAA
- the LOC116207984 gene encoding GATA transcription factor 25-like isoform X2, producing MYAAHPHHHHHHHLEIPDQIAGEEDAASVSPAGDSLDDSRIHYEHHPALLTGGSAIDEVPPEAAYVSGDGTDLAVPGHEDDSSQLTLSFQGQVYVFDAVTPKKVHAVLLLLGGYELSSGSQGVDMSLQTHRGVVDLPSRCSQPQRVASLNRFRQKRKERCFDRKVRYSVRQEVALRMQRSKGQFTSIKKSEGDTSWGSGQESGQDDVPQESSCTHCGISSKCTPMMRRGPSGLRSLCNACGLFWANRGTLRDLTKRPPDHALTSVEQGGERNGLEGM from the exons ATGTACGCCGCCCAcccccaccaccaccaccaccaccacctggAGATCCCCGACCAGATCGCTGGCGAAGAGGACGCCGCCTCCGTCTCCCCCGCCGGAGACTCCCTCGACGACTCCCGCATCCACTACGAGCACCATCCCGCCCTCCTCACTGGCGGCTCCGCCATAGATGAAGTCCCTCCCGAGGCGGCTTATGTGTCCGGCGACGGCACTGACCTGGCGGTTCCCGGCCACGAGGATGATTCTAGCCAGCTCACGCTGTCCTTCCAAGGGCAGGTCTACGTCTTCGATGCCGTTACTCCTAAAAAG GTTCATGCGGTGTTACTGCTGCTGGGTGGATATGAGTTGTCTTCGGGCTCGCAGGGCGTTGATATGAGTTTGCAGACTCATCGG GGTGTTGTGGACTTGCCCTCGCGCTGCAGCCAACCGCAGAGGGTCGCCTCATTAAATAGGTTTCggcagaaaagaaaagagcgGTGCTTCGACAGGAAAGTTAGATACAGCGTCCGCCAAGAAGTTGCACTCAG aatgcAACGGAGCAAAGGTCAATTCACGTCAATAAAGAAGTCCGAAGGAGACACTAGCTGGGGTTCTGGACAGGAATCAGGACAAGATGATGTGCCACAGGAAAGCTC TTGTACGCATTGTGGCATAAGTTCAAAGTGTACACCGATGATGCGGCGGGGCCCATCTGGACTGAGGTCTCTTTGCAATGCCTGTGGATTATTTTGGGCCAACAGG GGAACTCTAAGAGATCTTACTAAGAGACCCCCAGATCATGCCCTAACCTCTGTCGAGCAG GGAGGCGAAAGGAATGGCTTGGAAGGAATGTGA
- the LOC116207958 gene encoding GATA transcription factor 19-like isoform X2 → MASAYPQPLQARAIGEQVGEVDGECDDDDDTMEDMEEASHSNVNSGNSCGMNCGNGYGGVALAPRTNELTISFDGEVYVFPAVTPEKVVLLNSEMTQYVQALLLLLGGSDAPSIVPAVEVPYEHNGGLGENSKNSNRLRRIASLVRFREKRKERCFDKKIRYTARKEVAQRMHRKNGQFASVNESHNASTWDATQSCSQERTPIPETFLRRCQHCGISESATPAMRRGPAGPRTLCNACGLMWANKGTLRDLSKGGKNLSVDQIEPETPVDVKHAAQNGGHFCEYLDDHGVSGGSSTDDQKLNDQSVLPDNRDFTESDDIIAQTLPMIANSSADEDEQGVGRLIEFANPLATDIGIPLDFN, encoded by the exons ATGGCGTCTGCATATCCGCAGCCCCTGCAGGCGCGCGCAATCGGCGAACAGGTCGGAGAAGTGGACGGGGAGTGCGATGACGACGACGATACCATGGAAGATATGGAGGAAGCCAGCCATAGCAACGTGAATTCGGGTAACAGTTGTGGTATGAACTGTGGAAATGGTTATGGAGGAGTCGCCTTAGCTCCGAGGACGAATGAGCTCACTATTTCTTTCGACGGAGAGGTCTATGTGTTTCCTGCTGTTACTCCTGAGAAGGTGGTGCTTCTTAATTCCGAGATGACGCAATAC GTGCAAGCACTGCTGCTGCTTCTGGGGGGAAGTGATGCACCGAGCATTGTGCCCGCAGTGGAAGTACCCTATGAGCATAACGGG GGCTTAggtgaaaattcaaaaaactcGAACCGCTTGAGGAGGATTGCTTCTTTGGTAAGGTTTCGGGAAAAGCGCAAGGAGAGATGCTTTGACAAAAAGATTCGATACACAGCACGAAAAGAAGTTGCGCAGAG GATGCACAGGAAGAATGGACAATTTGCATCAGTAAATGAAAGTCATAATGCTTCAACATGGGATGCCACTCAAAGTTGTTCTCAAGAAAGAACTCCTATTCCTGAGACTTT TCTTCGGAGATGTCAACATTGTGGCATTAGTGAAAGTGCTACTCCTGCAATGCGCCGTGGACCAGCTGGTCCAAGGACcttatgcaatgcatgtggGCTTATGTGGGCAAATAAG GGTACATTGCGAGATCTCAGCAAAGGAGGGAAGAATCTTTCTGTGGACCAAATTGAACCA GAAACACCAGTTGATGTCAAGCATGCTGCGCAAAATGGAGGACACTTCTGTGAATATCTGGATGATCAT GGAGTTTCTGGAGGTTCTTCCACAGACGATCAAAAGCTGAATGACCAATCTGTGCTACCTGATAACAGA GACTTTACTGAATCTGATGATATAATTGCCCAGACTTTGCCCATGATTGCTAATTCTTCGGCCGATGAAGATGAGCAG GGAGTGGGACGTCTTATTGAGTTTGCCAATCCACTTGCTACAGATATTGGCATCCCTCTTGACTTCAATTAG
- the LOC116207958 gene encoding GATA transcription factor 19-like isoform X1 — protein MASAYPQPLQARAIGEQVGEVDGECDDDDDTMEDMEEASHSNVNSGNSCGMNCGNGYGGVALAPRTNELTISFDGEVYVFPAVTPEKVVLLNSEMTQYVQALLLLLGGSDAPSIVPAVEVPYEHNGGLGENSKNSNRLRRIASLVRFREKRKERCFDKKIRYTARKEVAQRMHRKNGQFASVNESHNASTWDATQSCSQERTPIPETFLRRCQHCGISESATPAMRRGPAGPRTLCNACGLMWANKVHLVLHISIGTLRDLSKGGKNLSVDQIEPETPVDVKHAAQNGGHFCEYLDDHGVSGGSSTDDQKLNDQSVLPDNRDFTESDDIIAQTLPMIANSSADEDEQGVGRLIEFANPLATDIGIPLDFN, from the exons ATGGCGTCTGCATATCCGCAGCCCCTGCAGGCGCGCGCAATCGGCGAACAGGTCGGAGAAGTGGACGGGGAGTGCGATGACGACGACGATACCATGGAAGATATGGAGGAAGCCAGCCATAGCAACGTGAATTCGGGTAACAGTTGTGGTATGAACTGTGGAAATGGTTATGGAGGAGTCGCCTTAGCTCCGAGGACGAATGAGCTCACTATTTCTTTCGACGGAGAGGTCTATGTGTTTCCTGCTGTTACTCCTGAGAAGGTGGTGCTTCTTAATTCCGAGATGACGCAATAC GTGCAAGCACTGCTGCTGCTTCTGGGGGGAAGTGATGCACCGAGCATTGTGCCCGCAGTGGAAGTACCCTATGAGCATAACGGG GGCTTAggtgaaaattcaaaaaactcGAACCGCTTGAGGAGGATTGCTTCTTTGGTAAGGTTTCGGGAAAAGCGCAAGGAGAGATGCTTTGACAAAAAGATTCGATACACAGCACGAAAAGAAGTTGCGCAGAG GATGCACAGGAAGAATGGACAATTTGCATCAGTAAATGAAAGTCATAATGCTTCAACATGGGATGCCACTCAAAGTTGTTCTCAAGAAAGAACTCCTATTCCTGAGACTTT TCTTCGGAGATGTCAACATTGTGGCATTAGTGAAAGTGCTACTCCTGCAATGCGCCGTGGACCAGCTGGTCCAAGGACcttatgcaatgcatgtggGCTTATGTGGGCAAATAAGGTTCACTTAGTTCTGCATATTTCCATA GGTACATTGCGAGATCTCAGCAAAGGAGGGAAGAATCTTTCTGTGGACCAAATTGAACCA GAAACACCAGTTGATGTCAAGCATGCTGCGCAAAATGGAGGACACTTCTGTGAATATCTGGATGATCAT GGAGTTTCTGGAGGTTCTTCCACAGACGATCAAAAGCTGAATGACCAATCTGTGCTACCTGATAACAGA GACTTTACTGAATCTGATGATATAATTGCCCAGACTTTGCCCATGATTGCTAATTCTTCGGCCGATGAAGATGAGCAG GGAGTGGGACGTCTTATTGAGTTTGCCAATCCACTTGCTACAGATATTGGCATCCCTCTTGACTTCAATTAG